A DNA window from Brassica napus cultivar Da-Ae chromosome C1, Da-Ae, whole genome shotgun sequence contains the following coding sequences:
- the LOC111212409 gene encoding protein JINGUBANG-like, translating into MVIDSETSGSHHRRLTFAAFLKTDLSAHEEEEQSHGAADVINPSSNKSKNNQQRQSNASTTSGDSSPNQVRSPWNQTYSPYYTDTTTTPTMSPSPWNQTYSPYYKSPWIYQTRNVDDDSDNGLIGTIVRQEGHVYSLAASGDLLFTGSDSKNIRVWKDLKDFAGFKSTSGLVKAIVITGDNRIFTGHQDGKIRVWRGSKRRTGGYSRIGNLPTLKELLTKSVNPKNYVEVRRRKNVLKIRHYDAVSSLSLNEELGLLYSGSWDKTLKVWRLSDSKCLESIQAHDDAINTVAAGFDDLLFTGSADGTLKVWKRELQGRGTKHFLVNVLMKQESAVTALAVNLTALVVYCGSSDGTVNFWEGKKYFSHGGTLRGHRLAVLCLAAAGSLVLSGGADKNICVWRRNGDGTHSYLSALMDHVGPVKCLAAVEEVEEDGEGRWIVYSGSLDKSVKVWRVKETASSVIG; encoded by the coding sequence atggttataGATTCAGAAACCAGTGGTAGTCATCACCGTAGACTCACTTTCGCCGCCTTCTTAAAAACCGATCTCTCCGcccacgaagaagaagaacagagcCATGGTGCTGCTGATGTCATCAATCCCAGTAGTAACAAGAGCAAGAACAATCAGCAACGTCAAAGCAATGCTTCGACCACGAGCGGCGACTCATCTCCTAATCAGGTTCGGTCTCCATGGAACCAGACTTACTCTCCGTACTACACCGACACAACAACGACGCCTACTATGTCACCGTCTCCGTGGAACCAGACTTACTCACCTTACTACAAGTCTCCGTGGATATACCAGACCCGAAACGTGGATGATGATTCGGACAACGGTTTGATCGGTACGATCGTGAGACAAGAAGGTCATGTCTACTCGTTAGCTGCTTCCGGAGATCTTCTGTTCACTGGATCCGATTCGAAGAACATTCGGGTCTGGAAAGATCTAAAGGATTTCGCCGGGTTTAAATCAACAAGCGGTTTGGTTAAAGCGATCGTGATAACCGGAGATAACCGGATCTTCACCGGTCATCAAGACGGCAAAATCCGGGTTTGGAGAGGGTCTAAAAGACGAACCGGAGGTTACTCGCGAATCGGAAACTTACCGACTCTTAAAGAGCTTTTAACGAAGTCGGTGAATCCCAAGAACTACGTCGAGGTTCGTCGCCGGAAAAACGTTCTTAAGATCCGACACTACGACGCCGTTTCGTCTCTGAGCTTGAACGAAGAGCTCGGTTTACTCTACTCCGGTTCGTGGGACAAGACTCTCAAAGTCTGGAGACTCTCCGACTCTAAATGTTTAGAATCGATTCAAGCTCACGACGACGCGATCAACACTGTAGCCGCCGGGTTCGACGACTTGCTATTCACCGGATCCGCCGACGGGACCTTGAAAGTGTGGAAACGCGAGCTTCAAGGGAGAGGGACGAAGCATTTTCTAGTTAACGTGCTGATGAAGCAAGAGAGCGCCGTGACGGCGTTGGCGGTTAATTTAACGGCGTTAGTTGTTTACTGTGGATCTTCTGACGGTACAGTTAATTTCTGGGAAGGGAAGAAATATTTTTCTCACGGCGGGACTCTCCGCGGCCACCGTCTGGCGGTGCTCTGCCTCGCCGCCGCCGGGAGTTTGGTGCTGAGCGGCGGAGCGGATAAGAACATTTGCGTGTGGAGGAGAAACGGCGATGGAACACACTCATATCTCTCGGCGTTGATGGACCACGTGGGACCTGTGAAGTGTTTGGCGGCGGTGGAAGAGGTGGAGGAAGACGGCGAGGGGAGATGGATAGTGTACAGTGGAAGCTTGGATAAATCGGTGAAGGTGTGGCGCGTGAAGGAGACGGCGTCTTCGGTGATTGGCTGA